ACCTAAAAATACAGATCAACGAATTGCTGCACGTGGCATCATTACTCAAGGTGAAGAGATCTTACTTATCTTCACCGCCCGCTACCATGATTACAGCTTACCCGGTGGCGGCATGCATGAAGGTGAAGACATTGTTAGCGCGCTAATTCGTGAAGTAGAAGAAGAGACTGGCGCTGAAAACATTCATAACGTCGTCCCTTACGGTTGTTATGAAGAAATGCGCCCTTGGTATAAAGGTGGCTTTGACAGTATTCAAATGCTTTCCTACTGCTTTACTTGCGATGCCAACAAACAGTTAGGCTCGCCAAGATTAGAAGAAAACGAAATCAAAAATGGGGTGAGCGCAATGTGGATCAACATCCATGAAGCTATTGCACATAATCTTGAAGTAATCAAAAGCTATCCAAAAGCGGGTTTATCCATTGAACGTGAAACCTATCTATTACAAAAAATAGCGAAAGAGCTTGTAGCGGCATAATCATTTATCTTAAATAAGATAGCCACAAATATATTGTAAATTTACTACTGGTTGTTATTAGTTGTGCAACTACCTTTATTGTATTCTTAACTTAAGGATAGAATTCAATAAAGGTATCACCCATGCAATCAGAATTTAAATCTCAAATTAATATGCTACTGCTCGGCCTAGACATTATGACAGGCCTCTTCATTCTAGCCCTCATTGGTGGGATCATCAGTATTATCTACATGTACATTGTAGATAAGGGGCAAACTAAACAAGCCATCCGACATAACTACCCTGTCATCGGTCGGTTCCGATACTTATTTGAAAAACAAGGCGAATTCTTCCGCCAATATTTCTTCGCACAAGATCGTGAAGAAATGCCCTTCAACCGTGCTGAACGCTCTTGGGTTTACCGTGCTGCAAAAAATGTCGATAGAACCATCGCGTTTGGCTCCACCCGTAACCTCGATCAAGTCGGCACGATCATGTTCATGAATTGTGCCTTTCCAACACTTACTGAAGATGCGATCCCGCCGAAGG
The DNA window shown above is from Moritella sp. F3 and carries:
- a CDS encoding NUDIX domain-containing protein; translation: MINQMSVLRSTVHPDVTAPKNTDQRIAARGIITQGEEILLIFTARYHDYSLPGGGMHEGEDIVSALIREVEEETGAENIHNVVPYGCYEEMRPWYKGGFDSIQMLSYCFTCDANKQLGSPRLEENEIKNGVSAMWINIHEAIAHNLEVIKSYPKAGLSIERETYLLQKIAKELVAA